A single Bufo bufo chromosome 6, aBufBuf1.1, whole genome shotgun sequence DNA region contains:
- the LOC121005677 gene encoding LOW QUALITY PROTEIN: uncharacterized protein LOC121005677 (The sequence of the model RefSeq protein was modified relative to this genomic sequence to represent the inferred CDS: inserted 1 base in 1 codon) produces the protein MDFVRISLVSAIQHTIPTVSHPPIKERYRPLPPTSYQTVKEMIQEMKDSNVIRDSRSPWAAPLVLVKKKDGGIQFCVDYRKINQITHKDAYPLPRIEESLTALGSSAYFSTLDLTSGYWQVPMAPADREKTAFTTPMDLFEFNCMPFGLCNAPGTFQRLMERCLAHKNFETVLLYLDDVIVYSKTYEDHLKHLAEVFEILIKYGLKVKPSKCHLLKPAVRYLGHVVSGEGVQPDPDKLAAVRNWPVPTTVKEVRSFLGFAGYYRRFIPHFAQIADPIQELLRGQPKKSPRTPVPIEWNEEREIAFQLLKKKLTEPPVLGYPDYSKPFHLYTDASKRGLGAVLAQIQEGKERVIAYASRSLKGAEKNDQNYSSFKLEFLALVWAVTEKFKDYLAATPFIAFTDNNPLAHLNTAKLGALEQRWASRLANYNFSVKYRAGRTNDNADALFGVQKTEATIRQRFYWVGMREDMEKWCRECVACALKRSEHHDQRAPLRPIVSTRPLELVAIDHVKLEPSRSGYAYAMTIIDHFTKFVVAVPVRDQTAKTTAEMFWKHFLLPYGCPEKILTDQGPAFESHLFHELCRLHNCKKIRTTAYHPQGNGLCEKMNQTLIEMLRAVPPENRGDWPSLLPQLMFTYNHTIHCSTGYTPFYLMFGRQQSKETLRDFALSLQEALRAVIQIDPREAEGQDQTLREQFIEGVLDESLKPENMERMRKQLERLEHQPKVGKGTSANRDRPTPGPQEYRHQPVEEHLQHLAEAFQTLSQHGLKVKPSKCHLLKPQVKYMGHVVSAEGXRLDPDKIAAVQSWPAPKTVKEVKSFLGFAGYYRRFIPHFAQITEPIQELVKGHAKGCQNSKIPVEWNEEREAAFRLLKEKLTEPPVLGYPDYSLPFCLYTDATEKGLGAVVSQTQAGTERVIAYASRSLQEPERNEHNYSSFKLEFLALVWAVTEKFKDYLAATPFTVYTDNNPLAHLNTACLGALDQRWASRLANFNFTKYRIGKSNGNADALSWLPAQKEPIPTDDHWEDVEMPIFYSRFARQEALHTRRQTSKVTCFPQTCDPSPPVEKEL, from the exons ATGGACTTTGTGAGAATATCCTTG gtgagtgccatacaacatacCATACCTACtgtctctcatcctcctatcaaggagaggtacagacccttaccacctacttcatatcagactgtaaaggaaatgatccaggagatgaaagactctaatgtaatccgggacagccgtagtccgtgggctgcacccctggtccttgtaaagaagaaggacggtggtatccaattctgtgtggattataggaaaattaatcaaataacccacaaagatgcatacccactgccccgcattgaggagtccctaactgctctgggctcctctgcctatttctccacattggacttgaccagtggctactggcaagtacccatggcccctgcagatagggaaaagactgctttcactactcccatggacctgttcgaattcaattgtatgccgttcgggctatgtaatgccccaggaactttccagagactaatggaacggtgtttggctcacaaaaacttcgaaacagtgctgctgtatctagatgatgtcattgtgtactcaaaaacatatgaagaccatctgaaacatttggcagaagtatttgaaatccttatcaaatatggcttgaaggtaaagccatccaagtgtcacctgctcaaacctgcagtaagatacctgggacatgtagtaagcggagagggagtgcaacctgaccctgataagttagcagctgtccgtaattggccggttcctactaccgtcaaagaggtgaggagtttccttggttttgccggttactatagacgttttatcccccattttgctcaaatagctgatcctatccaggaactcttgagggggcaacccaaaaagagtcctagaactcctgtgcccattgagtggaatgaagaAAGAGAGatcgcgttccaattgctaaaaaagaaactgaccgagcctcctgtgttaggttacccagattatagcaagcctttccatctttataccgatgctagcaagcgaggcctgggagctgtgttagcccaaatccaagagggaaaagagagagtgatagcatatgcaagccgctccctgaaaggagctgagaaaaatgaccagaattatagttccttcaaactagagttcctggcattagtgtgggcggtgacagaaaaattcaaggattatctagcagccaccccgttcattgcattcactgacaataaccctctggcacatctaaatacagctaaattgggggccttggagcagagatgggcctctcgccttgccaactataatttctctgtaaagtatcgtgctggacgtactaatgataatgctgatgcttta tttggggtccaaaagactgaggctactatccgccagcggttttactgggtgggcatgagagaagacatggagaagtggtgtcgagagtgtgtagcctgtgccttgaaacgaagtgagcaccatgatcagagggcaccactgagacccattgtaagtacccgtcctcttgaacttgtcgccatcgaccatgtaaaactggagcctagtcgctcagggtatgcttatgccatgactattattgaccatttcactaagtttgttgtagcagtgcctgtgagagaccagacagccaagactacagccgaaatgttctggaagcacttcctcctgccctatggatgtccagaaaagatcctcaccgaccaaggacctgcttttgagtctcatctgttccatgaactgtgccgcttacacaactgtaagaagatccggacaacggcctaccatcctcaaggtaacggattatgtgaaaaaatgaatcagaccttgatagagatgctgagggccgtgcctcctgagaacagaggagattggcccagtctgttgccacagctcatgttcacatacaatcataccatacattgttccaccgggtatacccctttttacttgatgtttggg CGACAGCAGTCAAAGGAGACCTTGAGAGactttgccctgtccctgcaggaaGCCCTGCGGGCTGTTATACAGATTGATCCCCGTGAAGCTGAGGGACAAGATCAAACCCTCAGGgaacagtttattgaaggtgtcctTGACGAATCCCTCAAAC CTGAGAatatggagaggatgaggaaacagCTAGAGCGACTGGAACATCAACCCAAGGTGGGGAAAGGGACTTCTGCAAACAGAGACCGCCCTACACCTGGTCCACAAGAATATCGGCACCAGCCAGTCG AAGAGCATTTACAGCACTTGGCGGAAGCGTTCCAGACTTTGTCCCAACATGGACTGAAAGTAAAACCTTCAAAGTGTCACTTACTGAAGCCCCAAGTAAAATATATGGGACATGTTGTGAGTGCAGAAG TGAGACTGGACCCCGACAAGATAGCTGCAGTACAAAGCTGGCCGGCCCCCAAaacagtcaaagaggtcaagagctTCCTCGGATTTGCAGGTTACTATCGGAGATTTATCCCACACTTCGCTCAGATTACGGAACCTATCCAAGAGCTTGTGAAAGGTCACGCTAAAGGCTGTCAGAATTCCAAAATACCGGTGGAGTGGAATGAAGAGAGAGAAGCTGCTTTCCGACTGttgaaagaaaaacttacagaacCTCCAGTCCTGGGTTACCCTGACTACAGCCTAccattttgcctctatactgacgCAACTGAGAAAGGTTTGGGAGCTGTAGTATCTCAGACACAAGCTGGAACTgaaagagtcatcgcctatgccagcagatcTTTACAAGAGCCAGAGCGGAATGAACATAACTACAGCTCGTTCAAACTGGAGTTTCTAGCCTTGGTCTGGGCTGTAACTGAGAAATTTAAGGACTACCTAGCTGCTACACCTTTCACGGTCTACACCGACAATAATCCGCTAGCTCACTTGAACACTGCGTGTCTGGGAGCTCTAGATCAAAGATGGGCCTCTAGACTGGCAAACTTCAACTTCACCAAGTATCGGATTGGAAAATCGAATGGCAATGCCGACGCTTTGTCTtggctacctgcccagaaagaacCAATTCCTACCGATGATCATTGGGAAGATGTGGAAATGCCAATATTCTACTCCCGATTTGCCCGGCAGGAGGCCCTACACACTAGGCGCCAGACCTCTAAAGTCACTTGTTTTCCACAGACCTGTGACCCCTCACCTCCAGTTGAGAAAGAGCTCTAG
- the LOC121005678 gene encoding keratin, type I cytoskeletal 19-like, translating into MQHLNNRLETYLKKVRSLEQQNGHLEGNIRDWYERNQPSTLPDFSSYFRAIQDLQRQISSISVENARIGLQIDNAQLAADDFRNKFEMERQLSNSVEADVNGLKILLEDLNRDICSLESQVQNLQEEVQEMKKNHDEEVNGLQAQLGARINVEVDAAPSVDLNRTLSEIRQQYENLMERNLREVEAMFRQRTEDLNREVTSDSEQLQSVQTEVTDRKRKIQTLEIELQSQMNMKSALEGTLAETEATFRSQLAELQSLINNLECQLTQIRSDLEHQNNEYKILMDQKTHLEMEIATYKRLLEGHDIQ; encoded by the exons ATGCAGCATCTGAATAATCGCCTGGAAACCTATTTGAAAAAAGTTCGCTCTCTAGAGCAGCAAAATGGCCACCTGGAGGGGAATATCCGTGACTGGTATGAGAGGAATCAACCCAGCACTTTACCTGACTTCAGCAGCTACTTCAGGGCTATCCaagacctacaaagacag ATTTCTTCAATAAGTGTAGAAAATGCCCGCATTGGACTACAAATAGACAATGCTCAGCTAGCAGCAGATGATTTCAGAAACAA GTTTGAAATGGAACGCCAGTTAAGTAACTCTGTTGAGGCTGATGTGAATGGCTTAAAAATACTGCTAGAAGACTTGAACCGAGATATATGCAGCCTGGAGAGTCAGGTTCAAAACCTCCAAGAAGAAGTTCAGGAGATGAAGAAAAACCATGATGAG GAAGTGAATGGTTTACAAGCTCAGCTGGGTGCCAGAATCAATGTTGAAGTTGATGCAGCTCCATCTGTAGATCTGAACAGAACCTTGTCTGAGATACGGCAGCAATATGAGAATTTAATGGAAAGGAATCTAAGAGAAGTAGAGGCAATGTTCCGGCAAagg ACAGAAGATCTGAATCGAGAGGTTACATCTGACTCTGAGCAGCTGCAGTCTGTCCAGACTGAAGTCACTGACCGTAAACGCAAAATTCAAACCTTGGAAATTGAACTACAAAGCCAGATGAACATG AAATCTGCTCTGGAGGGAACATTAGCAGAGACAGAAGCTACATTCAGATCTCAGCTTGCTGAGCTACAAAGTCTCATTAACAATTTAGAATGTCAGCTGACTCAGATCCGATCTGATCTAGAACATCAAAACAATGAGTACAAAATCCTCATGGACCAAAAGACCCACCTAGAGATGGAAATCGCCACCTACAAACGTCTGCTGGAAGGTCATGATATCCAGTGA